The following are from one region of the Vulpes vulpes isolate BD-2025 chromosome 14, VulVul3, whole genome shotgun sequence genome:
- the LOC112932189 gene encoding uncharacterized protein: MTRRRGALGAQTGGVATPHLSLEDLSWCSADLSCLLRDWAAVPAGRWMVDGSQGAVASGRGVVDGGVGRWQRGRALTEDLRGAAPPGRRKGQGQPRPCQPTPRPTKAPRRAPRTQPEGRQAQSPSEPENDGKKVTCPFNFFPGKASRLQKQHFNLNSDSTFIHGATLSRDFIKGFNRFYRTCHIRKGDGANAFSLPPEFQQRLRKQIYRENAEQSSLVQTRRSDLTAGEQSPDGPPALPPTPGPLPPRKPKDRPAQVSSLGRPTRRSLQAPPPHLELEGAGPQTPVRDRGRDTGRGTGSCLFSSATPGVGSQAGWPTHGLRTESWKPPLLANPGVGHGVGRAADEPFSPSTLTCWGPVASPDPTAAREAHQPCILPPTWGHWHLCGSWTPLPGTPGGTSHQVSLPPLDLATDGGHPAHALLAAVPRDSTAHLSPGGLWTPTPLASPRWARTGRHRYPTCWALSF, encoded by the exons ATGACCCGACGCCGGGGTGCCCTGGGGGCTCAGACAGGTGGCGTCGCGACTCCTCACCTGTCCCTGGAGGATCTGAGCTGGTGCTCGGCCGACCTCTCGTGCCTTCTGCGTGACTG GGCAGCTGTGCCTGCTGGacggtggatggtggatggtagCCAGGGGGCAGTGGCCAGTGGCCGGGGGGTGGTGGACGGTGGAGTTGGACGGTGGCAGCGGGGCCGGGCGCTGACGGAAGACCTCAGAGGAGCAGCCCCTCCAGGCCGCAGGAAGGGGCAG GGACAGCCAAGGCCATGCCAGCCCACGCCTCGCCCAACCAAGGCTCCGAGGAGGGCCCCCCGCACCCAGCCAGAGGGCCGCCAAGCGCAGTCACCCAGTGAGCCTGAGAATGACGGTAAGAAGGTGACCTGTCCCTTTAATTTCTTCCCCGGCAAAGCCTCCAGACTacaaaaacaacattttaatttaaattccgaTTCCACATTCATTCACGGAGCAACTCTGAGCAGGGATTTCATTAAAGGCTTTAATAGATTTTATAGGACTTGTCACATCCGGAAAGGTGATGGAGCAAATGCATTTTCTCTGCCTCCAGAATTTCAACAACGGCTCAGAAAACAAATTTACCGTGAAAATGCAGAGCAGTCCAGCCTTGTACAGACAAGGAGAAGTGACCTCACTGCAGGTGAGCAGAGCCCCGACGGGCCTCCCGCTCTGCCGCCCACACCGGGGCCACTGCCACCAAGGAAACCCAAGGACAGGCCGGCCCAGGTGTCGAGCCTCGGACGGCCCACGCGCCGCTCCCTGCAGGCCCCGCCGCCTCACCTGGAGCTGGAAG GTGCAGGCCCTCAGACACCggtgagggacagaggcagagacacaggcagagggacaggcagctGCCTGTTCAGCTCCGCCACACCAGGGGTCGGTTCGCAGGCAGGGTGGCCAACACACGGTCTTAGAACGGAGTCCTGGAAGCCCCCGCTTCTGGCAAACCCGGGGGTCGGGCACGGGGTCGGGCGCGCAGCGGATGAGCCCTTCAGCCCTTCCACCCTGACTTGCTGGGGCCCCGTGGCTTCCCCGGACCCGACTGCTGCGCGTGAAGCCCATCAGCCCTGCATCCTCCCCCCCACCTGGGGCCACTGGCATCTCTGTGGGTCCTGGACCCCcctgccaggcaccccaggaggcACGTCCCACcaggtctccctgcctccccttgaCCTAGCCACGGACGGGGGGCACCCTGCACACGCCCTGCTCGCTGCTGTCCCCAGGGACTCCACAGCCCACCTCTCCCCGGGCGGCCTGTGGACCCCAACCCCACTGGCCTCTCCCAGGTGGGCACGGACAGGTCGCCACAGGTACCCCACCTGCTGGGCACTGAGTTTCTAA